The Pseudomonas sp. R4-35-07 nucleotide sequence AGCAGCCATCCCTGGAACGCGATGGCAGTGGTTGAAAGACCTGGGCACGGACGCTCATGGCGTCGCCGTGACGGCGCCGCAGCCACGCATCCACACCAAAGCTGAACAGCGCCGGCAACAGCAGCACCATGCCGATCAACGCGCCGCGGCCGAACTGCTGCTGGCCGACCACCGCCTTGTAGGCTTCCAGCGCCAGCACCTGGTAGTCCCCGCCCACCACCACGGGCACGCCGAAGTCAGTGATGGTCAGGGTGAACACCAGGCAGAACGCCGCAAACACCGCCTGGCGCGTGGCCGGCCAGGTAATGCTGCGAAACGCTCGGGCGGGGCTGGCGCCCATGCTTGAGGCCGCGTCGAACAAGCGCGCATCCGCCAGCGACAAGGCCGACAGCAGAATCATCAGGGCGTGTGGGAAGGTGTAAATCACCTCACCCAGCACAATGCCCCAGAAGCCGTAGATATTGTCCGAGAGCAACCCGCGCAACAGACCCTGGTTGCCGAACAGATACACCAGTGCAATGCCCGGCAACATCGATGGCGCCATCAAGGGCAGCAGCGACACGCCGCGCCAGATCACCTTGCCGGGGATCAAGGTGCGCTGCAGCGCGTAGGCAAACAGATAGGCCAGCGGTACGACGACGGCCGCGACGCTCAGGGAAACTTTCAAGCTATTGCCGAGCAACCAGTGGAAGTTGGCACTGGTCAGCAGCTCGCGTGCAGCGATCAACCCGCCGCCCTGCCCGGCTTCGCTGCTGAAGCCACGCCAGAAAATCGCCAGCAGCGGCAGCAGAACCGCCACGACCAACAGGCCCAGCCACACTAATTTGCCGCCGACCACAAACAGGCGGTCGCCCGTTTCAGCCCGGGAAACCGTGCGCGGCAGTGTCATCGCCGTATCCATGGCCATCTCAGGCAAACACCTGCAAGCTGCGCGGCGGCAGGGCCACCAGAATGTCCTGGGCCCCCAGGCGCGGCATGGCTTCCGGCGCCAGCTCGGCCAGCAGTGGGTGGCCCGGCAACTGCTCCAGCTCAAAACTCATGCGGCAGCGATTACCCAGGAAGGTGATCTCGCGGACTTTGGCCGGGAACAGGTTTTCCTCATGCACCGGCGGGTTCACGCTGATCGCTTCCGGGCGGCAGAACAGCCGGCCGGATTTGGCGATGCCGGCGTCATCGGCCAGTCGCACATTCATCCCGCCGACCTGGGCATGGCTGGCGCTGTTGCGGCTGAACGGCAGCCAGTTGCCCTGGCCGACGAACTCCGCCACGAACGGCGTGGCCGGGCGGTCATAGATTTCCTGCGGCGTGGCGTACTGCTCGACCTTGCCGTTGTGCATGACCGCGATGCGGTCGGCCATCAACATGGCCTCGTCCTGGTTGTGGGTGACCATCAGCGTGGTGATGCCCAGGCGGCGCTGAAGTTGGCGCAGCTCGGTACACAGATGCTCGCGCACCCGCGCGTCGAGGGCCGACATGGGTTCATCCAACAGCAATAACGAAGGCGCCGGCGCCAGGGCCCGCGCCAGCGCGACACGTTGCTGCTGGCCCCCGGACAACTGGCCGGGGAATTTCTTTTCGCTGCCGAGCAGGCCGACCAATTCGAGCATTTGCCCGACACGCTTGCGCACCTCATCACGGCCGCAGCCGGCGAGGCCGTAGCCGATGTTCGCTTCAACGGTCAGGTTGGGAAACAGCGCGTAGGACTGGAACAAAATGCCGTAGTCCCGCGCCTGGGGCGGCAGCCGGGAAACATCGCGGTCACC carries:
- a CDS encoding putative 2-aminoethylphosphonate ABC transporter ATP-binding protein, with protein sequence MNTALTQPGAPMKVRGIQKRFGAFTALDNVSLDVAAGELVCLLGPSGCGKTTLLRCIAGLERQDSGELYLGDRDVSRLPPQARDYGILFQSYALFPNLTVEANIGYGLAGCGRDEVRKRVGQMLELVGLLGSEKKFPGQLSGGQQQRVALARALAPAPSLLLLDEPMSALDARVREHLCTELRQLQRRLGITTLMVTHNQDEAMLMADRIAVMHNGKVEQYATPQEIYDRPATPFVAEFVGQGNWLPFSRNSASHAQVGGMNVRLADDAGIAKSGRLFCRPEAISVNPPVHEENLFPAKVREITFLGNRCRMSFELEQLPGHPLLAELAPEAMPRLGAQDILVALPPRSLQVFA
- a CDS encoding putative 2-aminoethylphosphonate ABC transporter permease subunit, whose amino-acid sequence is MDTAMTLPRTVSRAETGDRLFVVGGKLVWLGLLVVAVLLPLLAIFWRGFSSEAGQGGGLIAARELLTSANFHWLLGNSLKVSLSVAAVVVPLAYLFAYALQRTLIPGKVIWRGVSLLPLMAPSMLPGIALVYLFGNQGLLRGLLSDNIYGFWGIVLGEVIYTFPHALMILLSALSLADARLFDAASSMGASPARAFRSITWPATRQAVFAAFCLVFTLTITDFGVPVVVGGDYQVLALEAYKAVVGQQQFGRGALIGMVLLLPALFSFGVDAWLRRRHGDAMSVRAQVFQPLPSRSRDGCYLAIVLLICAALLLVFGMAVYSSLVKFWPYNLSLSLNHYQFEDTAGGGWLAYRNSLTMALCTALIGSVLIFTGAYLMEKTKGQPSLNLALRLLSFVPMAVPGLVLGLGYVFFFNLGGNPLHVFYGSMALLVVCTIAHYLTTAQMTATTALRQLDVEFEAAALSLKAPLYRHYLKVTVPICLPALLDILRYLFVSAMTTVSAAIFLYSPDTILAAVAVLNMDDAGNVGGAAAMSTLILFTSGSVSLLLAWASRGALRRSQAWRQTAPGQ